The genomic interval CACGGATATATCTCtctgccctctctctctctctctctctctctctctctctctctctcttcatcccttttctttctttctctctctctctctctatatacacatacatatctCCACATATGatatagaatatataataaagcaaatgATGGGTGCATATAGAGCAGATGACGATTACGATTACCTGTTCAAGGTGGTGTTGATCGGAGACTCCGGCGTTGGCAAATCCAACCTCCTCTCTCGCTTCACCCGCAACGAGTTCAGCGTCGAGTCCAAATCCACCATCGGCGTCGAGTTCGCCACTCGCAGCATTCAGGTTGATGATAAGATCGTTAAGGCCCAGATCTGGGACACCGCCGGCCAAGagaggtctctctctctctctctctctctctctctctcatataatAATGTGAtctgggtatatatatatatgatttatattttatcatgaCAATTAATTGTGTTCCCTGGTTACAGTCGTtaaaatttgttgattttttcttGACGATTTAGTTTCTCTCTGGATTTTGCCCATGATGGATAGTTTTGTGGGTTGCTTCAAATTGGATTCCTAAAAACAGATTGTAGTTGTCTAAAGCTGatgcctttttcttctttaattctacATTTTCTCGGCAACCAAACAGAGAATTCTTATCCTCCTCTCTCGTCTCCCACACACACATCTACACAAATACAAATTCTCACAACCACCACACCAAACGATGCCTGGTTTCAGAATTATTCCAAAATCAAGGATAAAAGATGAGTGAAGAACTAAAATTCATGGTTGCAGGTATCGTGCAATCACAAGCGCCTACTATCGCGGGGCAGTAGGGGCGCTGTTGGTCTACGATGTTACCCGACACGTGACCTTCGAGAACGTCGAGAGATGGCTCAAGGAGCTCCGGGGGCACACCGACTCGAACATCGTGATAATGCTGGTCGGAAACAAGGCGGATCTCCGCCACCTCCGCGCCGTGTCCACCGGCGACGCCAAAGGCTTCgccgagagagagaagacgtatTTCATGGAGACGTCGGCGCTGGAGTCGTTGAACGTGGACAACGCCTTCACGGAGGTGCTGACGCAAATATACCACGTGGTGAGCAGGAAAGCGCTGGACATCGGGGACGACCCAGCGGCGCTGCCAAAGGGCCAGACCATCAACATCGGGGGGAAAGACGATGTATCCGCCGTCAAGAAGGGCGGCTGCTGTTCTTCGTAGAGATCTGTTAATTCCAAGTGTTCCTTCTTGTGTTGAGATTCTAAAGATTATGCTTTTCCTGCTGATCATATAGagatatatttgtatattaatttatacacattcaaatctctctctcagaATCACTCCCCTGCCCTTcccttttgtcttcttctttctttctccttttattcatatttttacaacTCAAATGATCCATTATGTATGACTCATCTATAATTAAAAAAGCTAAACCATATTTAgttacaaaattaaacttaaatatgaaaaaatgtgtCCCAAAACAGAACGGGTCCTTCTCCTTGATTCTCTGGGAAGTTAGAATACAAATGTTTTACTGAGCTCTAAAATCAAGATCAAGA from Diospyros lotus cultivar Yz01 chromosome 8, ASM1463336v1, whole genome shotgun sequence carries:
- the LOC127808685 gene encoding ras-related protein RABA1f-like, whose product is MMGAYRADDDYDYLFKVVLIGDSGVGKSNLLSRFTRNEFSVESKSTIGVEFATRSIQVDDKIVKAQIWDTAGQERYRAITSAYYRGAVGALLVYDVTRHVTFENVERWLKELRGHTDSNIVIMLVGNKADLRHLRAVSTGDAKGFAEREKTYFMETSALESLNVDNAFTEVLTQIYHVVSRKALDIGDDPAALPKGQTINIGGKDDVSAVKKGGCCSS